Proteins found in one Fulvitalea axinellae genomic segment:
- the ruvC gene encoding crossover junction endodeoxyribonuclease RuvC: MNIIQESKNKNNPPEKIILGIDPGTNVMGYGLITVKGQKVISTLQYGVIHLSKYKSHELKLRKIFERVQSIVDEFHPDEVALEAPFFGKNVQSMLKLGRAQGVAMAAALTRDIPITEYAPRKVKQSVTGNGNATKEQVANMLASLLKLPEIPKMLDATDALGVALCHHYQGGKQVSKAKSWKTFLEDNPGRIKSGKTKK; the protein is encoded by the coding sequence ATGAATATCATCCAGGAAAGCAAAAACAAGAACAATCCTCCCGAAAAAATAATCCTGGGCATAGACCCCGGCACAAACGTCATGGGTTACGGCCTCATTACCGTCAAAGGCCAGAAAGTCATCTCCACGCTCCAATACGGCGTAATTCACCTTAGCAAATACAAAAGCCACGAACTTAAGCTCCGCAAAATATTCGAGCGGGTACAAAGCATCGTCGACGAGTTCCACCCCGACGAAGTGGCGCTCGAAGCTCCTTTTTTCGGCAAAAACGTGCAATCGATGCTCAAACTCGGCCGGGCGCAGGGCGTGGCGATGGCAGCGGCGCTTACCCGCGACATTCCCATTACGGAGTACGCTCCGCGGAAAGTGAAACAGTCCGTAACAGGCAACGGCAACGCCACGAAAGAACAAGTAGCCAACATGCTGGCCAGCCTGCTGAAGCTTCCCGAAATCCCGAAAATGCTCGACGCCACCGACGCCTTGGGCGTGGCGCTTTGCCATCATTACCAAGGAGGCAAACAGGTATCGAAAGCGAAAAGCTGGAAAACCTTTCTGGAAGACAATCCCGGCAGGATAAAATCGGGCAAAACGAAAAAATGA
- a CDS encoding CvfB family protein — protein sequence MLNIGEYNTLVVARNTDHGIYLKDSEGEEVLLPNKFVTEEMVEGVSLDVFVYTDSMDRPVATTRKPLAVVGEFAALYVKDVTKFGAFLDWGLEKDLFVPWREQSEEMVEGRMYVVRICLDHRSGRVIGVSKIHSFIDSDTSELESGQEVDLMVYKRTEMGYLVLVNQRYSGLVYHSDVYGTPWIGERRKGFVKRVREDGKLDISFGKKGYDQVEDSKDVIVDALIKAGGKLPYHDKTDAETIRKVFKMSKKNFKKVIGSLYKAGLVELSDKGIKLVV from the coding sequence ATGCTCAATATTGGAGAATATAATACATTGGTTGTCGCTAGGAATACCGATCACGGTATATACCTTAAGGACAGCGAGGGCGAAGAGGTTTTGTTGCCCAACAAATTTGTGACCGAGGAAATGGTTGAGGGCGTAAGCCTTGACGTGTTCGTGTATACGGACTCGATGGACCGTCCGGTGGCCACTACGCGTAAACCGCTTGCGGTGGTGGGCGAGTTTGCGGCTTTGTATGTTAAGGACGTGACGAAATTCGGAGCGTTTCTGGACTGGGGTCTTGAAAAAGACCTGTTCGTTCCTTGGCGAGAGCAAAGCGAGGAAATGGTGGAAGGCAGAATGTACGTGGTGCGGATTTGCCTTGACCATCGTTCCGGAAGGGTGATCGGCGTCAGCAAGATCCATTCTTTTATCGATTCGGATACTTCTGAGTTGGAATCGGGGCAGGAAGTGGACCTTATGGTGTACAAACGCACCGAGATGGGTTACTTGGTGTTGGTGAACCAGCGCTATTCCGGCCTCGTGTATCACAGCGACGTGTACGGAACGCCGTGGATCGGTGAGCGTCGCAAAGGGTTTGTGAAAAGAGTTCGAGAGGACGGCAAGCTTGATATTTCGTTCGGCAAAAAGGGGTACGACCAAGTGGAAGACTCCAAGGACGTGATTGTGGACGCCCTGATCAAAGCCGGCGGGAAGTTGCCTTACCACGACAAAACCGACGCTGAGACCATTCGCAAGGTTTTTAAGATGAGTAAAAAGAATTTCAAAAAGGTTATCGGAAGCCTGTACAAGGCCGGTTTGGTAGAGCTTAGCGACAAGGGAATCAAGCTGGTTGTGTAA
- the mgtE gene encoding magnesium transporter, which yields MTKRQVDVFELSAGYVSRLRKAIAKEDKEFILRTLKGVKAADVSEVLEELDGEECRYILQLLDVEVGAQVIRDIDEDERGDFLELFSPEELSPFIDELDSDDAVDILQQLGVRAREQVISLLKEDEQAAYVMDLLRYGEDCAGGLMAKELIKVNLNWTVVRSIEEIRRQAEDVDKVYTLYVVDDYDKLLGRVSLKRIILASDQTLISEIYEKDILSVETFMDQEEVASIMQKYDLEVIPVVNVRGMLAGRITVDDIIDVITEKAEEDRQIMAGISEDVQEDDSVWVLSRARLPWLMIGMIGGVIAANFMGLFDGDISQIPALATFVPLITATGGNVGLQSSSLVLQSLANPSVIEDSLWKRLFKTLTVAILNGSVLAGFVFLFNWLSAGGDPQGMKIAVTVSTALFSVVMLASTMGTVTPIVMDRLKINPALASGPFITIVNDLLGLGVYFGVAHLVFY from the coding sequence ATGACAAAACGCCAGGTTGACGTATTTGAGCTAAGCGCCGGCTATGTCAGCCGTTTGCGGAAGGCTATCGCCAAAGAGGACAAGGAGTTTATACTCCGGACCCTGAAAGGCGTGAAGGCCGCCGACGTCAGTGAGGTGTTGGAGGAGCTTGACGGCGAAGAGTGCCGGTATATCCTGCAACTGCTGGATGTGGAAGTGGGCGCTCAGGTTATCCGCGATATCGACGAGGACGAGCGCGGGGATTTCCTTGAGCTGTTCTCTCCGGAAGAGCTTTCGCCTTTTATCGACGAGCTCGATTCCGATGACGCTGTGGATATCCTGCAACAGCTGGGTGTGCGTGCCAGAGAGCAGGTTATTTCCCTGCTGAAAGAGGATGAGCAGGCCGCTTACGTGATGGATCTTCTCCGCTACGGAGAGGATTGCGCCGGTGGTCTGATGGCCAAAGAGCTTATAAAAGTCAATCTGAACTGGACGGTTGTCCGGAGTATAGAGGAGATCAGGCGTCAGGCCGAAGACGTGGACAAGGTGTATACCTTGTACGTGGTTGACGATTATGACAAGCTTTTGGGGCGAGTGTCGCTGAAGCGGATTATTCTGGCTTCGGACCAAACGCTGATCAGCGAGATATACGAGAAGGATATTCTTTCTGTGGAAACCTTTATGGACCAGGAGGAAGTCGCCTCGATAATGCAGAAATACGACTTGGAAGTGATTCCAGTGGTGAATGTCCGGGGAATGTTGGCCGGGCGGATTACGGTCGATGATATTATCGACGTAATTACCGAAAAGGCGGAGGAAGATCGCCAAATCATGGCCGGTATCTCCGAAGACGTTCAGGAAGACGACAGCGTTTGGGTGCTTTCCCGCGCCCGCTTGCCGTGGCTGATGATCGGGATGATCGGGGGCGTTATAGCCGCAAACTTTATGGGTTTGTTCGATGGTGACATCTCGCAGATTCCGGCGCTGGCCACATTTGTGCCACTGATTACGGCTACGGGCGGTAATGTGGGTTTGCAGTCTTCGTCTTTGGTTTTGCAGTCTTTGGCCAATCCGTCGGTGATTGAGGACAGTTTGTGGAAGCGTCTGTTCAAGACGCTGACCGTAGCCATCCTCAACGGGTCCGTACTTGCCGGATTCGTGTTCTTGTTCAACTGGCTTAGCGCCGGGGGAGATCCCCAGGGTATGAAAATAGCGGTAACCGTATCGACGGCCTTGTTTAGCGTAGTGATGCTGGCGTCGACTATGGGTACGGTAACACCGATTGTGATGGACCGGCTTAAGATCAATCCGGCTTTGGCCTCGGGTCCGTTTATTACTATCGTCAACGACTTGTTGGGTCTTGGCGTTTATTTCGGAGTGGCGCATTTGGTTTTCTACTGA
- the rsmA gene encoding 16S rRNA (adenine(1518)-N(6)/adenine(1519)-N(6))-dimethyltransferase RsmA — MKKVRAKKHLGQHFLTDLDIAERIVNALSGHGGYRDVLEVGPGMGVLTDFLIERESLRTFLVDIDTESIAYLKDRYPALGERIIEGDFLRMDLTEKLESPMAVIGNFPYNISSQIFFKVLEYRDDVTECVGMVQKEVAERICAGPGSKVYGILSVLLQAFYDAEYLFTVPPHVFNPPPKVDSAVLSLKRNDTKDLGCDEKLFFRVVKQAFQTRRKTLRNALKVFGLSDELRAEEMLSLRAERLSVADFVWLTNRIENDKTPG; from the coding sequence ATGAAAAAGGTTAGGGCAAAGAAGCATCTCGGTCAGCATTTCCTTACGGATTTGGATATCGCCGAGAGGATTGTCAACGCTTTGTCGGGGCACGGCGGTTATCGCGACGTGTTGGAAGTGGGGCCCGGAATGGGCGTTTTGACGGATTTTCTGATCGAAAGGGAATCCTTGAGGACATTTTTGGTGGATATCGACACCGAATCCATCGCTTACCTGAAGGATCGCTACCCGGCTTTGGGAGAGAGGATTATCGAAGGGGATTTCCTTAGAATGGATTTGACGGAAAAGTTGGAGTCGCCGATGGCGGTTATCGGAAACTTTCCTTATAATATATCTTCCCAGATTTTTTTTAAGGTATTGGAATACCGTGACGATGTTACGGAATGCGTGGGAATGGTGCAGAAAGAGGTGGCCGAGCGTATCTGTGCCGGGCCGGGCTCTAAAGTTTACGGGATCTTGAGCGTGCTTTTGCAGGCGTTCTACGATGCCGAATACTTGTTTACGGTACCGCCGCACGTGTTTAACCCGCCTCCGAAGGTGGATTCGGCGGTGTTGAGCCTGAAAAGAAACGATACGAAAGATTTGGGTTGTGACGAAAAACTGTTTTTCAGAGTGGTGAAGCAGGCTTTCCAGACAAGGAGGAAAACGTTGCGCAACGCGCTGAAAGTTTTTGGCCTGTCCGACGAGCTGCGTGCCGAAGAGATGCTTTCGCTTAGGGCGGAGCGTTTGAGCGTGGCGGATTTTGTCTGGCTAACTAACCGTATCGAGAATGACAAAACGCCAGGTTGA
- the pdxA gene encoding 4-hydroxythreonine-4-phosphate dehydrogenase PdxA, whose product MSSHKDTNRSHPPKIGISIGDINGVGPEIVIKALADNRITSQFTPVVYGSSKVLSFYKKKVRRDDFQLHNIKDASHAAQKKVNVINCWEETAEITPGKQTEIGGKCAFTALERAVADLLNGTIDALVTAPINKHNIQSKDFDFPGHTEYLQAKDGKDDCVMTLCDQGLRVGVVTGHMPIAEVPSKITAEALRSKIDIMLASLRLDFGINKPKLAVLGLNPHAGENGILGQEEIDVIKPVIKEYKRKGELVIGPYPADGFFGSSQFRKFDGILAMYHDQGLIPFKALAFETGVNYTSGLSFVRTSPDHGTAYDIAGKGIADETSMREAIYMAIDVVKNRLEAPKPKPKKAPVEERKIAEAMQDESQDFPLEKVEGETIEDVEKKDKRPPRRENKPYRKHDKKNNGNKNQEK is encoded by the coding sequence ATGAGCAGTCATAAAGACACCAACAGGAGCCATCCGCCGAAAATAGGGATCTCCATCGGCGACATCAACGGCGTAGGTCCTGAAATCGTCATCAAGGCTTTGGCCGACAACCGGATCACATCACAATTCACCCCTGTTGTATACGGATCATCCAAAGTGCTTTCTTTTTACAAAAAGAAAGTCAGAAGGGACGATTTCCAGTTGCATAACATCAAAGACGCCTCGCACGCGGCACAAAAAAAGGTCAACGTCATCAACTGTTGGGAGGAAACTGCCGAAATAACTCCGGGCAAACAAACCGAAATAGGAGGAAAATGCGCTTTCACCGCACTTGAAAGAGCCGTTGCGGACCTCCTAAACGGAACTATCGACGCTTTGGTGACCGCTCCGATCAACAAACACAATATTCAGAGCAAAGATTTCGACTTTCCGGGCCATACGGAATACCTTCAGGCCAAAGACGGAAAAGACGACTGCGTAATGACGCTCTGCGACCAAGGCTTGCGCGTAGGCGTAGTCACCGGACACATGCCCATAGCGGAAGTGCCTTCGAAGATCACCGCCGAGGCGCTTAGAAGCAAAATCGACATCATGTTGGCTAGCCTGCGCCTCGATTTCGGCATCAACAAGCCGAAACTCGCAGTATTGGGCCTAAACCCGCACGCTGGCGAAAACGGCATCTTGGGCCAAGAGGAAATCGACGTGATCAAGCCCGTCATCAAGGAATATAAGCGCAAAGGCGAGCTCGTAATAGGCCCGTATCCCGCCGACGGATTCTTCGGTTCCTCGCAATTCCGTAAATTCGACGGTATCTTGGCCATGTATCACGACCAAGGCCTGATTCCGTTCAAAGCGTTGGCATTTGAGACCGGCGTAAACTATACGTCCGGCCTCTCGTTCGTCCGCACTTCGCCCGACCACGGCACGGCGTACGACATCGCCGGCAAAGGAATAGCCGACGAAACATCGATGAGAGAAGCCATTTACATGGCCATCGACGTAGTCAAGAATAGACTTGAGGCACCGAAGCCGAAACCGAAAAAAGCACCGGTAGAGGAGCGCAAGATAGCGGAGGCTATGCAGGACGAAAGTCAGGATTTTCCGCTTGAGAAAGTAGAGGGCGAAACCATTGAGGATGTGGAGAAAAAGGACAAAAGACCGCCCCGGAGGGAAAACAAACCCTACCGAAAACACGATAAGAAGAACAACGGGAACAAAAATCAAGAGAAGTAA
- a CDS encoding DUF177 domain-containing protein — MKNLKAFDIELFKLGLGKHEFSFEIGKDFFDNFEDSLTKNGKLTARISLDKSEVLIRAELEIKGVVELVCDRSLRTFEEPIDVSHKLLVKYGEEFDDSEDDIIILDQNLPVWNVANIIYEFIGLQVPYKKIHPELREDDDEPLDLGLEFDFLSLEPEDELVYSTGDTETDEEEEENEGEGEETNENVDPRWQALQKLKDQNKKK, encoded by the coding sequence ATGAAAAACCTTAAAGCGTTTGATATTGAGCTCTTCAAGCTCGGTTTGGGCAAACACGAGTTCTCTTTCGAGATTGGAAAAGACTTCTTCGACAACTTCGAGGATTCGCTTACCAAGAACGGAAAACTCACCGCCCGAATAAGCCTTGACAAATCGGAAGTGCTGATCAGGGCCGAGCTGGAAATCAAGGGCGTCGTGGAACTGGTTTGTGACCGGAGCCTGAGGACTTTTGAGGAACCTATAGACGTTTCGCACAAGTTACTCGTAAAGTACGGAGAGGAATTCGACGATTCTGAAGACGACATCATTATTCTGGACCAGAACCTTCCGGTTTGGAACGTCGCCAACATCATCTACGAATTCATCGGCCTGCAGGTTCCTTACAAAAAGATCCATCCCGAATTAAGGGAGGACGACGACGAACCGCTAGACCTTGGCCTCGAATTTGATTTTCTGAGCCTTGAGCCCGAAGACGAGCTGGTATATTCTACCGGCGACACGGAAACGGACGAAGAGGAAGAAGAAAACGAAGGAGAAGGGGAAGAAACTAACGAAAACGTCGATCCTAGATGGCAAGCCTTGCAAAAGCTCAAGGATCAGAACAAAAAGAAGTAA
- the rpmF gene encoding 50S ribosomal protein L32 has product MAHPKRKTSKTRRDKRRTNIKSTPATLSVCPTTGETHLRHRAHWHEGKLYYKGKVYAEKEIEA; this is encoded by the coding sequence ATGGCACATCCTAAACGTAAGACTTCTAAGACTAGAAGAGATAAAAGGAGAACAAACATCAAGTCTACTCCGGCTACTTTGTCGGTATGCCCAACAACAGGCGAGACTCACTTGCGTCACAGAGCTCACTGGCACGAAGGGAAACTTTACTACAAAGGAAAAGTTTACGCTGAGAAAGAAATTGAGGCCTAA
- a CDS encoding efflux RND transporter periplasmic adaptor subunit, with product MRHLLSIFFLASLFACSGKTEDSKEVEKSARQATMERTTVVYVDSVRITEFERQILGNGKLRAKRSAVIETGLSEPVRTLKVSEGDRVSKGALLGRIDDSELRLSLAEAERDLEKASVGLRDFMYARGYDGGLSDTLKVPKDVLRMGKIDKGYEAALTRLERAKLKFSKSVVRAPFAGVVADLAVREHHRPESGKPFCRIIDDRVFEIVFSVLESEVPDVTEGMRVRVSPFALSDREFVGEVVSVNPLVDENGLVRVTAELRNTDGLLREGMNGKVVLSRVLPNKLVVPKSSVVLRSGGRPVVFTLNGDEAKWNYVALGEENSQSYVLVPDAEGNMPIKPGDVIIVKGNLNLAHKAKVKVGRTNKRKRRKK from the coding sequence ATGAGACATCTATTAAGCATTTTCTTTTTGGCTTCCCTGTTTGCGTGTTCCGGTAAGACTGAAGACTCCAAAGAAGTGGAGAAATCGGCCCGGCAGGCCACAATGGAGAGAACCACTGTCGTTTATGTGGATTCTGTCCGTATTACGGAGTTTGAGCGTCAGATTTTGGGTAACGGAAAGTTGCGGGCGAAGCGTAGTGCGGTGATCGAAACCGGATTGTCCGAGCCGGTACGTACTCTGAAGGTGTCGGAAGGCGACAGGGTGTCGAAAGGCGCTTTGTTGGGGCGGATCGACGACTCTGAGTTGCGTTTGTCATTGGCGGAGGCCGAAAGGGATTTGGAAAAAGCGTCCGTAGGCTTGAGGGATTTTATGTATGCCCGAGGGTATGACGGCGGTTTGTCCGATACGCTAAAGGTGCCCAAAGATGTTCTTCGGATGGGGAAAATCGACAAAGGTTATGAGGCCGCTTTGACGAGACTGGAACGGGCGAAACTCAAATTCTCTAAATCGGTGGTGCGAGCGCCGTTCGCTGGCGTCGTGGCGGATTTGGCGGTCAGGGAACATCACCGGCCTGAAAGTGGTAAGCCATTTTGCCGAATTATCGATGACCGTGTGTTTGAAATTGTGTTTTCCGTATTGGAATCGGAGGTGCCGGACGTAACGGAGGGGATGCGTGTGCGAGTAAGTCCATTCGCTTTGAGCGACCGTGAGTTTGTGGGTGAAGTGGTGTCGGTGAATCCATTGGTGGATGAGAACGGCTTGGTGAGAGTTACAGCCGAATTGCGCAATACGGATGGGCTGTTGCGGGAAGGGATGAACGGGAAGGTTGTGCTGAGCCGTGTCTTGCCGAATAAGCTGGTGGTTCCGAAAAGTTCCGTTGTGCTTCGTTCCGGCGGTCGTCCTGTGGTGTTTACCCTCAACGGCGACGAAGCGAAGTGGAATTACGTGGCTCTTGGCGAGGAGAATTCTCAGAGTTATGTGTTGGTGCCTGACGCCGAAGGAAATATGCCGATAAAACCCGGCGATGTAATAATAGTGAAAGGAAACCTGAACTTGGCGCACAAGGCGAAAGTGAAGGTGGGCAGGACCAACAAGCGCAAGCGCCGGAAAAAATAA
- a CDS encoding beta-ketoacyl-ACP synthase III, producing the protein MKKINAAITGVHGYVPEYVLTNDELATMVDTNDEWITTRTGIKERRLLKGEGQGSSVLGIEAVKGLLEKTGTSPEEIDLLICCTVTPDMTFPATANIIADGIGAKNSFSFDMNAACSGFLYGLITGSQFVETGKYKKVVVVGADKMSAIVDYKDRNTCVLFGDGAGAVLLEPNEEGFGLIDSQLQSDGSGAPFLHMKAGGSRYPSSHETIDKNWHTIHQEGSTVFKFAVTNMADTAAEVAERNNLTGDDISWLVPHQANKRIIDATARRIDLDESKVMLNIQRYGNTTDGTIPLCLWDYEKQLKKGDNIILATFGGGFTWGAAYIKWAYDGDKANS; encoded by the coding sequence ATGAAGAAAATCAACGCAGCCATTACCGGAGTGCACGGATACGTACCGGAGTATGTTCTGACGAACGACGAGCTGGCGACCATGGTGGACACCAACGATGAGTGGATCACCACTCGGACCGGAATCAAGGAGAGGAGGCTTCTTAAAGGTGAGGGACAGGGCTCTTCGGTACTCGGGATAGAGGCCGTAAAAGGCTTGCTTGAGAAAACGGGGACTTCTCCTGAAGAAATCGACCTTCTGATCTGTTGTACGGTTACCCCTGACATGACATTTCCGGCCACGGCCAACATCATAGCCGACGGTATCGGCGCAAAAAACTCCTTCAGCTTTGACATGAACGCCGCCTGCTCCGGTTTCCTTTACGGACTCATCACCGGCTCGCAGTTCGTGGAAACTGGAAAATACAAGAAAGTAGTAGTCGTGGGCGCGGACAAAATGTCGGCGATCGTCGATTACAAAGACAGAAACACCTGCGTGCTTTTCGGCGACGGAGCCGGAGCGGTATTGCTTGAGCCAAACGAGGAAGGCTTCGGTCTTATCGACTCCCAGCTTCAGTCAGACGGCAGCGGAGCACCGTTCCTGCACATGAAAGCCGGCGGAAGCCGTTACCCGTCTTCGCACGAGACCATCGACAAAAACTGGCACACCATCCATCAGGAAGGTTCAACGGTATTCAAGTTCGCCGTTACCAACATGGCCGACACGGCTGCCGAGGTAGCCGAGCGCAACAATCTCACTGGCGACGATATCAGCTGGCTGGTACCTCACCAAGCCAACAAGCGTATCATCGACGCTACCGCCAGGCGCATTGATCTTGACGAAAGCAAAGTCATGCTCAACATCCAGCGCTACGGCAACACCACCGACGGCACCATCCCACTCTGCCTTTGGGATTACGAAAAGCAACTCAAAAAAGGAGACAACATTATCTTGGCGACTTTCGGCGGAGGATTCACTTGGGGCGCAGCCTACATTAAGTGGGCTTACGACGGTGACAAGGCTAATTCCTGA
- the efp gene encoding elongation factor P, with the protein MATTADIRNGLCIEYNHGLYTIVEFQHVKPGKGPAFVRTKLKNLTTGKVIDNTFSAGHKIHPVRVERRKEQFLFKDDFGFNFMDTDTYEQFALPEAMVPNPDLIKDGDIVEVLFHAAEEKPLLVELPANVELKVVYTEPGLKGDTATNATKPAEVETGATIQVPLFINEGDTVKVDTKTRSYIERVKA; encoded by the coding sequence ATGGCAACTACAGCTGATATCCGTAACGGACTTTGTATAGAATACAACCACGGCTTATACACGATTGTCGAGTTCCAGCACGTTAAACCCGGCAAGGGACCTGCATTCGTCCGCACGAAACTCAAGAACCTTACGACAGGAAAGGTAATCGACAACACCTTCTCTGCCGGACACAAGATCCACCCCGTAAGAGTAGAGCGCCGCAAAGAGCAATTCCTTTTCAAAGACGATTTCGGATTCAACTTCATGGACACGGACACTTACGAGCAGTTCGCGCTTCCGGAAGCCATGGTCCCGAACCCGGACCTTATCAAAGACGGTGATATCGTTGAAGTGCTTTTCCACGCCGCAGAGGAGAAACCCCTGCTTGTGGAACTGCCCGCCAATGTCGAGCTCAAGGTAGTTTACACCGAGCCAGGCCTCAAAGGCGACACGGCTACTAACGCCACAAAGCCCGCCGAGGTTGAAACCGGCGCCACGATTCAGGTACCTCTTTTCATTAACGAGGGCGACACCGTAAAAGTGGATACAAAAACCAGGTCTTACATAGAAAGAGTTAAAGCGTAA
- the accB gene encoding acetyl-CoA carboxylase biotin carboxyl carrier protein: MKPSEIKNLINFIAQSGLNEVNIETEEFKLSVKRDADSPKVIEQVSVAAPAVAAAPVATAPAAQPAQPAATAPATEAATPADDDSKYITIKSPMIGTFYRSPGPDQDKFVSEGDSVTPEKTVCIVEAMKLFNEINAEVSGKIVKVLIEDATPVEFGTPLFLVDPS, from the coding sequence ATGAAACCAAGTGAAATCAAGAACCTCATAAATTTTATCGCCCAGTCGGGTTTGAATGAGGTTAATATCGAAACAGAGGAATTCAAGCTTTCAGTAAAGCGCGACGCCGACTCGCCAAAAGTTATCGAGCAAGTGTCTGTAGCGGCACCGGCGGTAGCCGCGGCTCCTGTAGCAACCGCCCCCGCAGCGCAACCCGCTCAGCCAGCGGCTACAGCTCCGGCCACAGAAGCGGCAACTCCTGCCGACGACGACAGCAAATACATTACGATCAAATCTCCAATGATCGGTACGTTCTATCGCTCTCCGGGTCCTGACCAAGACAAATTCGTCTCTGAAGGCGACAGCGTGACTCCGGAGAAGACGGTTTGCATCGTGGAAGCGATGAAACTTTTCAACGAAATCAATGCTGAGGTTAGCGGCAAAATCGTCAAGGTTCTGATCGAAGACGCTACGCCGGTCGAATTCGGCACCCCGCTGTTCTTAGTCGACCCCTCGTAA
- the accC gene encoding acetyl-CoA carboxylase biotin carboxylase subunit, with protein sequence MFKKILIANRGEIALRVIRTCKEMGIKTVAVYSTADKESLHVRFADEAVCIGPAPSSESYLDITRIISAAEITNADAIHPGYGFLSENAEFSRVCEENDIKFIGASAEMINGMGDKANAKDTMKKAGVPTIPGSDGILDTVEEGLGLAEQVGYPIILKATAGGGGRGMRIVNEPGGFQKAWDDAKRESGAAFGNDGLYLEKFIEEPRHVEIQILGDSSGKAIHLSERDCSIQRRHQKLLEECPSPAVNEDLRQRMGEAAVRAAEAVKYEGAGTVEFLVDKHRDFYFMEMNTRIQVEHPVTEMVTDTDLIKDQIKMAAGELLDGKNLTPKRWSIECRINAEDPANDFRPSPGKITSLHFPGGRGVRVDSHVYAGYTIPPNYDSMIAKLIVTARTRDRAIIRTKRALQEFFIEGIKTTIPFHLKLMDDAQFQSGDFTTKFLEDFDFDALKEPKA encoded by the coding sequence GTGTTTAAAAAAATACTCATAGCCAATAGGGGCGAGATTGCCCTTAGGGTTATCCGAACCTGTAAAGAAATGGGCATCAAGACCGTGGCGGTTTATTCCACCGCGGACAAAGAAAGCCTGCACGTACGCTTCGCCGACGAGGCCGTGTGCATTGGCCCAGCCCCGAGTTCGGAATCATATCTAGATATTACCCGGATTATTTCGGCAGCCGAAATCACCAACGCCGACGCCATTCACCCCGGCTACGGATTCCTTTCCGAAAATGCGGAGTTCTCCAGAGTTTGCGAAGAGAACGACATTAAGTTCATCGGAGCCTCGGCGGAGATGATCAACGGCATGGGCGACAAAGCCAACGCCAAGGACACCATGAAAAAAGCCGGTGTCCCAACCATCCCCGGTTCGGACGGCATTCTCGACACAGTTGAGGAAGGTCTTGGACTCGCTGAGCAGGTTGGATACCCGATCATCCTCAAAGCCACAGCTGGCGGAGGTGGACGCGGCATGCGTATCGTTAACGAGCCCGGCGGATTCCAAAAGGCTTGGGACGACGCAAAACGCGAATCGGGAGCCGCTTTCGGCAACGACGGACTTTACCTTGAGAAATTCATCGAAGAGCCACGTCACGTGGAGATCCAGATTCTTGGAGACTCTAGCGGAAAAGCCATTCACCTTTCAGAGCGTGACTGCTCTATCCAGCGTCGTCACCAAAAGCTCTTGGAAGAGTGTCCTTCACCGGCCGTAAACGAAGATTTGCGCCAGCGTATGGGCGAAGCAGCCGTTCGCGCAGCGGAAGCCGTAAAATACGAAGGAGCTGGCACAGTGGAATTCCTCGTGGACAAACACCGCGACTTCTACTTCATGGAGATGAACACCCGTATTCAGGTGGAACATCCCGTAACGGAAATGGTAACCGACACTGACCTGATCAAAGATCAGATCAAGATGGCCGCTGGCGAACTCCTCGACGGAAAGAACCTTACACCAAAGCGTTGGTCTATCGAGTGCCGTATAAACGCCGAAGATCCGGCCAATGACTTCCGTCCGTCGCCGGGCAAGATCACTTCCCTGCACTTCCCGGGAGGCCGTGGCGTTCGCGTAGACAGCCACGTTTACGCCGGATACACCATTCCGCCGAACTACGACTCGATGATCGCCAAACTCATCGTGACGGCCAGAACCCGCGACCGCGCTATCATCCGTACCAAGCGCGCTCTTCAGGAGTTCTTTATCGAAGGCATCAAAACTACGATTCCTTTCCACCTGAAGTTGATGGACGACGCTCAGTTCCAGTCTGGCGATTTCACTACGAAATTCCTCGAAGATTTTGACTTCGACGCTCTTAAAGAGCCGAAAGCCTAA